The genomic segment TCCAGAGCCCCCCACGCTCAGTGTGCCcatccccggtgtccccagtgtccccatccccagcacctccagtatcccgtgtccccagtgtccccatccccaaagtccccatccccagtgtccccaataCCTCCAGTATTCCCAGTGTCTccatccccagtgtccccagccccagcacctccagtatcccgtgtccccagtgtccccatccccgaAGTCccatccccagtgtccccatccccagtgccactatgtccccagtgtccccatccccagtgtccccaatgtcccagtgtccccctcAGCGGCCCGTGCCGCCACCCTCTCTGGAgcccccggtgtccccagtgtcccccactCCCGGTGTTTGTCCCCATTCCCGGTGTTTGTCCCCATTCCCGGGCTCCCCTCACCCGCAGCGCGCGCGcggccgccgccatcttggctCGAGGCGGGGCtacagcgccccctggcggctGGAGGTCCCGGGGCGGATACTGGGGGAAACTGGGGGATACTGGGGGGTACTGGGGGGATACTGGGGGGATACTGGGGATACTGGGGGATACTGGGGGGATACTGGGGGATACTGGGGGATACTGGGGGGTACTGGGAGGAAATGGGGCCACTGGGAACACTGGGGGCACTTGAAGGCAACTGGGTGTGGGCTGAATGCTTactgggagcaactgggagctgctggtgcctACTGGGGGTCTTTACTGGGCATCCCCCAGTACCTCCAGGGGGGTCTGGGAGGGTCTGGGGGTGTCCCCCCCTTTCTTCCCCCCGTGTACCCCCATTCTCGGGGGGCTGCCGGGCGccctctcttttctccccccCTCATTTTGGGGGTCTCCTGGATGCCCCCTGTTTCTCCCCCCCTTCATTTTGGGGGTCTCCCAGGTGTCCCCCTCAACATCCCCCATTTTGGGGGTCTCCCAAGTGTTCCcaccttccctcccccccccatTTTGGGGGTCTCCCATGGGTCCCTCCTTTCGCCCCCATTCTGGGGGGTCTCCCAGgtttcccctctcccctttgGGGATCTCCCACCTCCCTTCTTCCCCCATTTTGGGGGTCTCCAACCTTCCCCCCTCCCATTCCGGGGATCTCCCAGGTgtccctccttttcttccccattttgGGGGTCCCCCAGTTCCCTTCTCCCCCCATTTTGGGGGTCTCCCAGCTCCCTTCTCCCCCCATTTTGGGGGTCTCCAACCTTCCCCCCTCACCATTTTGGGGGTCTCTCAGGTCTCCCTCCTTTCCACCCCCATTTTGGGGGTcccccagctgccccctccccatTTTTGGGGGtgtctctccctttccccctcaGACTCTCAGCACACCGTGGGGCAGCTGCCGTTTATTGGGGGGTGCTCCCAGCCGTGCCCCCCACCCCGAAGCCGCTCTCCCTTTTTGGGTGGGGGGCTCATGGGAAGGCGATGGCGCCCAGGGGGGGCTCTGAGGAGGGGGTCCCGCGGCCCGGGGGGGGCTGCCGGGGGGGTCCCCCGTGGTGGCCGTACTGGAATTTGAGGCGCAGCTCTCCCaggcgggagcggggcaggaTGTCGGGGATCCACTCGATGGTGAACGGCGTCGGCTCCTTCTGCGTGGGGGACGTGTgtcctggggacacgggggggacacGGTGGCGTGGCTGCTGCGGGGTCCTGCCCCGAGGGGACCCCCTCTTCCCATCCTGGAAGCCCCCCGACCCCTTGGGACTtgtcctttcctcctctctcagAGCCCTCAGGGTTGGAATCGCTCTTTTCCCATCCTTTGGAGCCTCTCCCCACCTCTGAGATCCCCTTCCCTTGAagcccccccaaacccctgaaCCCCCTTTTCCATCCCCTGGAGCCCCCAGAGGTGTTTGTGTCCCCCCAGTCCTGTAGAAactcccctgtccccatcccttgAAGCCCCCCGACCCTTTGGGACTtgtcctttcctcctctctcagAGCCCCCAGGGTTGGAATCGCTCTTTTCCTATCCTTTGGAGCCTCTCCCCACCTCTGAGATCCCCTTCCCTTGAagcccccccaaacccctgaaCCCCCTTTTCCCATCCCCTGGAGCCCCCAGAGGTGTTTGTGTCCCCCCATCCTTTGGGAccccccttttcttcccttccctgaagcCCCTCTAGGCCCTGAACCCCCCTTTTCCCACCCTGATGAGCCCCCCAGGGGTGTTCAGACCCCCCACCTCTGGGACCCCCTTCCCTTGAAGCCCCCCAACCCCTGAACCCCCTTTTCCCATCCCCTGGAGCCCCCAGGGGTGTTTGTGTCCCCCCAGTCCTATGGAGAGTTGGGACCTCCCAGGTGAGTTTTGGGGTCCcaccctgcccctcctgggggctgttttggggtcccaccctgcccctcctgggggctgttttggggtcccaccctgcccctcctgggggctgttttggggtcccaccctgctcctcagAAGTGGGTTTTAGGGTCCCACCCTGCCCCTTCTGGAGGCAGTTTTAGGGTCGCACCTTGCCCTTCCTGGGGGCTGTTTTGGGGTCCCACCCCTCTCTTCCCAGCTGAGTTTTGGGGTTCCCCTGTACCCCTCCCggtgggttttggggtctcCCCGTGCCTCTCCCCCGACTTTGAGGAAgatctgcagctccaggggccGCAGCAGGGGCTGTTTTGGGATCCCTTCCCAgctgggttttggggtcccaccctgcccctcgcggtgggttttggggtccccctgagccccccagaGCCTCACCGACTTTGAGGAAggtctgcagctccaggggccGCAGCGGGGGCTGTCTGTCGTGCGGGCCCAGCCCCTCGGCCAGGCTCTCCACCTCCACCCGGGGGCTGCGGAAAGGCTCGTAGGAGCCGTCCCTGTTCTGCACGAAGCTCCTGGTGATCTCCAGCGGCACCTGCAGGGCCGGGCACAGCTCACACCCGGCCCCTCGGGGCTGCAAAACCTTCGGTTGGGTTTTTCCAGGCTTTACCTGGGGCGTGTCGAAGATCTGCTTCACCTGCAGGACGTTGGTGATGTGCCAAGTGTACTTGGAGAAGGTGCCCAGGGGCAGCGCGTCCCTGCGCACAAAAGCTGTGGGAGAGGTGGGGAGAGGCTTCAGTCCTGCTGATTTCCCCTCTTTGTTATCACCCCTCTTGGTTTTATCATCCCTCTGTtcccctcttttatttttcctctcctttctgtaatttttccctcttttttttttttttttgtctcttttccccTTCGTTGCTTTCattcctttctgtctctttttcccttccttcaccctttttttccctccctcttttccctcaCCTTCACCCCTTTCCTTGCAAggaaaaacccaaggaaaaatccaaggaaaaagccaagaaaacccccccaaaaaaccccaagaaacaaCCCAAggaaaatccaagaaaaaaacccaagaaaacctCAAGAAAACCTCAAGAAAACCTCAAGAAAAACCTCAAgaaaaacccatgaaaaaaaacccaaggaaaaacccaagaaaataaaaaaccaagaaaacctcaagaaaaacccaagaaatacCCTCTGGGCAGCTCAGAATCCTCTCCATACCACCAAAACTCCCAAACCTCATCTCTCAGTGGGGTTTTCTCGtggtttttccatgtttttgcCCCTTTTCCCTCACCCGTGGTGGAGTTGGGGAGCCTCTTCTTGCCGCTGCCGCTGGAgatcctctgctgcagagcctcGAAAAAGGACTGGGGGATGTGGAAAACCAGGGGCTCTGGGTGGCCTGGGAGGGCACAGAGGGGTCAGGAGGTCCCAAATTCCCACCCTGAAGCGTCCCTAGGGCTGAATTCCCAGGGGAATGTCTGGGATTTggtggctgtcccctccctggggctgttttGGGGGGACGTTTTCTGGTCACTGGGAGGAGGTGGTGACAATTGGTGGTGGGATGGTGAGGAGATGCTCCATTCCTGAATCCCCAAaatgtgtccccagccccgttTCCCCTCCTCAACCCCATTTAGAGCCTCACAgccccattttttcccccagccccactgggaaccagcctggccccagaggttctccagcccctgcagcagctccgtggcctcctctggagTCTGGGACCCCCgagctgcaggtggggtctcacctgagtgggacagagggacaaaatccctccctgtgccctcgATGTGACCTGGAGCAATCCCAGTAAAACTTCCCAGGGGAAAGTCCACGTCCTGGAAGGTCACTCACCCTCAAACTGGTAGTGCATGGTCTGGTGGATGCGCTCTGTGACACTGCCCAGCCACTCCTGGAaggacagggacacctgggACTCATCCAGCGCCGGGGGACAgcctgcaggggacagggagggacacTGGGATGTCACCCTGTCCCAAAACAGGGACACCTGGGACTCATctgacacctggggacagccccagctcctctgggaattccagcccagcctctcccccccctcccaggcaggaattccctccCAAAATCCCGTTTaaatctcccctttcccagtttGAAGCCGTTCCCTGTggcctgtccctctgtcccttgtccccagtccctctctctgtgtcctagagcccctttaggccctggaaggagctctgagctgtccctggagcctttcccttctcccttgggcattcccagggatccaggggcagccccagctcctctgggaatcccagcccagcctctccccccactcccaggcaggaattccctcccacatcccacatccatCCTGCAAACCCAGcgctggcagtgccccaggctCACTCACCGTGTCTCTtcagcgaggaggaggaggaggaggatgaggatgaggaggaggcaCCGGGAGGTTTCctcaggctgctcctcctggggccgggcagggctggctctggggcCAGGAGGGGCCCGGGCAGCTGCGGCCCTGAGGGAGGGACTGTCACCCCCAGGCAGGtcctgtcacctccctgctcgGGGCCCGGGCCCCCACAGCACCCCCGGTGaccccacagcacccccagtgaccccagagcATCATCAGTGACCCCAGAGCacccccagtgaccccagagcACCCCCAGTGACCCCCCAGAGCACCCCCAGTGACCCCAAAATACCATCAGTGACCCCACGGCACCAGTGACCCCACAGCACCTCCAGTGACCCCAGAGCACCCCCAGTGACCCCAAAATACCATCAGTGACCCCACGGCACCAGTGACCCCAGAGTACCATCAGTGACCCCAGAATACCATCAgtgaccccacacagcaccaCCAGTGACCCCCTATGCCACCACCAGTGACCCCAGAGCACTGCCAGTGACCCCAGAGTACCATCAGTGACCCCAAAATACCATCAgtgaccccacacagcacccCCAGTGACCCCAAAATACCATCAGTGACCCCAGACCATCACCAGTGACCCCACAGCACGACCAGTGACCCCAAAATACCTTCAGTGACCCCACACCACCAGTGACCCCACAGAACCCCCAGTGACCCCCCACACCATCACTAGTGACCCCACAGCCGGATCTGaccccatggagctgctccagaggctCCAACAGCTGGACCTAACCTCAGGGGGGGATTTCAGCTCTCACCCACCCCATGGCCCaacacctggagctgctccagatGTTCCAACAGCTGGCTGTGACCCCCCCAGAGCCCTCCCCAGGACACTCACCTGGCCCCAcgtccttcctcctcctcttggcCCTGGCTGTGGCCACCCCCCGAGCCCGTGGTGTGCCCCCGGGGCCACGCAGCAGCTGTGGGGTCACCGTCCCCTTCAgacctggggacagccagggacaccCTGAAACcatccccagggacacacagggacacactgagcaccccaaatgtccccaaggatccccaccctgccaggagGATCCTTTaaaggggacagggagggtTTATCCCATCCTCACTGTGCCCTCTGAAGGGGTTAGTGGGGTGCAGTTTTTGGGGTGCAGAATGCCCTGAATGGTGGGAAGGCTGCTGTGAGAGGGGTTTAGGGGGATGAACCCCAAATATTCCTGCTGTGAGTTTAGGAGAAACGAACCCCAAATATTCCTGTTGTGGGTTTACAGGGGAATGAACCCGATATTCCTGCTGTGGGGTCACAGGAATGAACCCCAAATATTCCTGCTGTGGGTTTAGGAGAAATGAACCCCAGATATTCCTGCTGTGGGAGGGGTTTAGGGGGATAAACCCCAAATATTCCTGCTGTGGGGTCACAGGAAGATGAACCCCAGATATTCCTGCTGTAGGTTTAGGGGCATGAACCCCAAATATTCCTGTTGTGGGTTTAGGGGAAATGAACCCCAGATATTCCTGCTGTGGGAGAGGTTTAGGGGAATGAACCCCAAATATTCCTGCTGTGGGTTTACAGTGGAATGAACCCCAGATATTCCTGCTGTGGGTTTAGGGGAATGAACCCCAGATATTCCTGCTGTGGGTTTAGGGGAATGAACCCCAGATATTCCTGCTGTGGGAGGTGTTTAGGGCCAATGAGccccagaggctgctctggaaggggctcagagtttccagccctgggaaaggaCCCCACCCCAATAGGATCAGCCCCCTGGAGCCCCCTCTCTGCCCCCACACACCGGCAGGAGCCGTGGGGGCAGCACCCAGAGGGAACAGCtccccacagagctctgctctcccgGCAGGACACCACCCCCAGGTGCTGGGCACCCACGGGACGGCTGCTGGGAGAGCCCAGCCAGGAGTCTGGGGTGCCCCCAAGGCCTGAAGCAGCCCCCAAACCCCGAAgcagcccccaaaccccctgccCATTCCCACCACCGGCGTCCGAGGCGAGGAACTCGGAGAACTCCTGGGCCAGGCTCTCGTCGCTGGCGAAGGCGCAGATACAGGCCAGGAAGTGGATGCAGCGCGCAGGAGGCGACTCttcctccccatcctcatcctcctccccatcctcctcctcctcctcccccttgGCCTGGCCGTGCCGGGCCGCTCGGCAGGCGCACCAGAACCGTCTCTGCCCGAAGCTGGCGTGCAGATAACCCAAGCTGTGCCTCTGGCTGGCTTTACACTTGACCACCAACACGCTCTTGGTGACCCTCTGCACCAGCGGCCCCGTGGGCTCCGTGGCCAGCTCCCACAGGCTCTGCTTGGCCTCGGCGGGCGCCTGCACGGCCCCGAGCACCGAGCTTTTGAGCGGCAGCGGCGTGGCCTCGGCCTGGCAGCCCAGAGCCAGTTTGACGTGCTGACACTGCCGGTCGGCCGCCGCTTTGGAGCAGGCGGGAGCGTGGCACCGCCCGGAGCTCAGCTGGGCCACCAAGGCGCCCTCGGGGCTCTGCAGGGCGCCGGGCGGCAGTCCCAGCTCCACGAAGCAGCGGGAGTGGCGCTGGCGGACGGAGTAGAGGTGGCTGCGGGAGCCGGTGAGGACGCGCACGGCGTCGGCgcccggcgggcggcgggaggcggAGCGGAACACGGCGCCGCACGTCTTGTTCTTGCAGCTGAGGCCGCGGGTGCCGTTGTAGGTGCCGCAGCCCGGGCACTTGCGGATGCCGCGCAGAGTGGCCTTGCCCAGGTCTGACAGGAACGACGGGGCTTTGGGTCTGCCCGGATCCATGGcgctggggagggacagggtgGTTATGCGGGGGAGGCTGATGGGTTGTGGCACGCCAGGGGTCACCCTGAGAGTCCCTGGGTCACCCCAGGGGTCACCGAGagtcccagtgccaccccagtgATCACCCTGAGAGTCCCAGTGTCACCTCATCTGCCACCCCCATGGTCACCCTGAGAGTCCCTGTGTCACCCATATAGGCTGTGGCACTCCAGCCGTCATCCTGAcagtccctgtgtcaccccaggGGTCACTGAGAGTTCCAGTCCCACCCCAATAGTCACCCTGAGAGTCCCTGTGCCACTCCAGCAGTCCCTCTGCCACTCCATATGATCTCTGTGCCACCCCAGTGGTCACCCTGAGagtccctgtgccaccccagtgGTCACCCATAGAGGCTGTGCCACTCCAGCTGTCATCCTGACAGTCCCTGTGTCATCCTGAcagtccctgtgtcaccccagTGCTCGCCCTGAGAgtcccagtgccacctcagCTGGTTCCTCTGCCACCCCCATGGTCACCCTGAGagtccctgtgtcaccccaggGGTCACCCATAGAGGCTGTGCCACTCCAGCCATCACCCTGACAGTCCCTGTGTCATCCTGAcagtccctgtgccaccccagtgCTCACCCTGAGAGACCCTGTGCCACCTTTCTGGTCACTTTGCCACCCCAGTGCTCGCCCTGGCAGGCCCTGTGTCATCCTGAGAGGCTGTGCCACCCCAGTGGTCGCCCTGAGagtccctgtgccaccccagtgCTCACCCTGAGAGTCCCAGTATCATCCCAGTGGTCACCCACAGAGGTTGTGCCACCCCAATGCTCACCCTGAcagtcccagtgccaccccagtaGTCACCCTGAGAGTCCTTATACCACCCTGACTGTGCCACCCTGATagtccctgcctgtccctgtgccaccttgTCCGTCCTGATGTCACCCTGATaatccctgtgccaccccagcGGCCACTGTCTGTCTCTGTGCCACCCTGCCAGTGCCTATCCCAACACTTGGGGACATTTTGCGGGGACAGGAGCTCCAGGATCACCAGGTCCAGCACGGCCACCACTGACCAcgtccccaagtgtcacatccactGATAAACCCCCCCGGGGATGGGGACTctgccactgccctgagcaggacaACTCCTTCCATAAAGGGAtttccccaaacccaccccaaacccctcggcacagcctgagcccttCCCCTCGTGTCCTGCCACTTGTTCACAGCGCGACCCTCACCTGGTGTCACTCTCCTGTCCCCCTGCGGTCCCCACGAGCCCTTTGTCGCCAGCCTGAGCCTCACCAAGCCCCATCCTCGTCCCTCTCGAGGTCCCCATGTCCCCCTCACGGCCAAGCCCGGGGGTCTCTCCCCTCACGGACCAAACCCGGGGGTCTCACCCCCGCCCCTCACCGCCGGCTCCCGGGGTTTCCCAGCATCCCCCGCGGCCCGTGACGTCACCTCCGCCGCCGGGCCCTCCCCGGTACCCGCGCTCCGTTAccgccgccggcagcgccgTGAGGGGGGCGCCACTTCCGCCAGCGGCGCGCTCCTATTGGTCCGTCGGCACCACGTGACGCGCCGCGagggctgctgggagctgtagtACCCGGAAGTGCCCGACACCACGCGGCGCTCGGACTACAACTCCCATCAGCCCCCGCGGCGAGAATGCCCCAATTGCCCCTTTTCACCCCCAAATTTCGCCTTTTCGCCCCCAAATTTCGCCTTTTTACCCCCAAATTTCGCCTTTTCCCCCACAAATCCCACTAGCTCCACCCGCCCTTCTCACACCCACCACCTGTGCCACCACATGACAAAACACAGCACACGAGCAGCtcagtttctttcattttttttctttttttttttttttttaaaaaagcttttcttttttttttccatttttgtgaggttttttttttttttttttttttttttttttttaaaggctgggCGAGAGGTAGGATAAAaaagggctttttgttttttttggcCTCTGACAGATCAGGTTTGGGAGCTCTTCTCATTTTTGCTCCCTTGTAAAACACACCTGGGCTACTGAGGGAATTTTTACACAGTggattaaaaattttatattccAAGAGATCTCTCATatccacaaaaaaataaaaaaaatcatcaggacaaaaagaaaaaaaaaaaagggaagatcTGAGGCATAAATCACATCAAAAACTCCGTGTCCTACCctttaaataaggaaaaaaaaattgtacaaaaGTGGCCGAGGGTTGTGcaaaaaattcttccatttgctcttaatattttacagaatcaGTACAGGAAAATGTagaaatcagtaaaaaaattttaaaaaaaccaccaaacaaccCCCTGGAGGGATGTGTCACGTTGTAGCAACAGGAATTTTGCTGTCCCAGGGTGGGAATCTTGGCTCATGGTGGGGAGAGTTGGGCACTTTCAGTcccctttttttaattattattattatttttgtggcttttttcatattttccccAGCATAAGGCCAAAAAATTCCTGACCCTGAAAAACACACACTGAgatccacaaaaaaaaaatgtaaacgaaggatttttcttaaaaaataataaaaatataaaacctccCCCCAATGAGAGGGATGATCCAGGAggctcctttaaaaaaacagaggCTGAAGGCAGCTCCAGGATTCCCCAcacttttggcttctttttgggggtgggtttttgttttttttcccagctggttttttttttaatgtttttttgctttttctgaagggataggaaaaaaaaaccctgaaaaaaagagcaaaaaaaaaaaaaaaggacaaaaaaaaagacaaaaaaagatgaaaaaaaaaaaaaaaaaatgaaaaaaagatggaaaaaagatgaaaaaaaaggcgaaaaaaagacaaaaaaaaggaaaaaatgacaaaaaaaagacaaaaaaaaaaaaaaaaggaaataaaggataaaaagaattaaaaaaaaatccaaaaagcaCCCCACCTCCAGGATGACTTTGTGCAACTCCTGCCTCCATTGCTCAGCTAAGGCAGATGAATCCCTgcgagatttttttttttgcgtttccaaaagacaaaaaacccccaaaaaaaaaaaaaaaaaaaaaaaaaaaaaaaaaaaaaggcaaaaaaaccccaaaccacatcaaaaaacaacaactaaaccccaaaaataacgagaaaaaaaaccccaaaccaagaACCCAGAAACGGCGATGACGGTGGAGACGATCCAgcatttttttgggggggggttaTTTgggatgacaaaaaaaaaaaaaaaaaaaaaaaaaaaaaaaaaaaaaaatggaggattTCTGTGACATCTGAAGGCTTTTTGGGGACACAGAAGAGGGCTCACTCGGTGagtggggggctcagggggtcTCGAAGCCCACTCTGAAGCCGGGCTGGGGTGGCACCACGGCGGGGCCGCTGTGACTCTGCGCCGGCGGCACGTAACCTGCGCCCATCCACGGCGCTGAGGactggctctgcctgcaggggaggagaaaaagccTTCAGGGGTCTGGGGGATTGTCTGGGGAAGGTTTAGGGAAAGGGGGTTGGGGTCTTGTTGAAGTGGGCTCGCCTTGGTGCGGCTTCGAGGTGCAaaaattttatcaattttttctccccccaaaaGGGTTAGGGGTTAGGTTTTTGcccaaaagggagaaaaattgaGGTAAAAATGCTCTAAAGTCATTCAAACCCCCATTGGGATGTTCTCTCCCTGTTGCAGCTCTGAGGTGCAAAAATTGTTTCCCAAAAGGAGAAAATCTGGGATAAAAATGGTCTAAAATCGTTCAAACCCTCATTGGGATGTTCTCACCCTGTTGCAGCTCCAAGGTACCAAAATTGTTTCCCAAAATGAGAAAATCTGGGataaaaatgctcaaaaatCATTCAAATCCCCACTGGGATGTCCTCACCCCGCTGTAGCTCTGAAGTGCAAAGATTGATTCCCAGAACAGAGAAAATTTGACATAAAAATGCTCTGGATTCATCCAAACCCA from the Sylvia atricapilla isolate bSylAtr1 chromosome 28, bSylAtr1.pri, whole genome shotgun sequence genome contains:
- the C28H2orf42 gene encoding uncharacterized protein C2orf42 homolog; amino-acid sequence: MDPGRPKAPSFLSDLGKATLRGIRKCPGCGTYNGTRGLSCKNKTCGAVFRSASRRPPGADAVRVLTGSRSHLYSVRQRHSRCFVELGLPPGALQSPEGALVAQLSSGRCHAPACSKAAADRQCQHVKLALGCQAEATPLPLKSSVLGAVQAPAEAKQSLWELATEPTGPLVQRVTKSVLVVKCKASQRHSLGYLHASFGQRRFWCACRAARHGQAKGEEEEEDGEEDEDGEEESPPARCIHFLACICAFASDESLAQEFSEFLASDAGGLKGTVTPQLLRGPGGTPRARGVATARAKRRRKDVGPGPQLPGPLLAPEPALPGPRRSSLRKPPGASSSSSSSSSSSSLKRHGCPPALDESQVSLSFQEWLGSVTERIHQTMHYQFEGHPEPLVFHIPQSFFEALQQRISSGSGKKRLPNSTTAFVRRDALPLGTFSKYTWHITNVLQVKQIFDTPQVPLEITRSFVQNRDGSYEPFRSPRVEVESLAEGLGPHDRQPPLRPLELQTFLKVGHTSPTQKEPTPFTIEWIPDILPRSRLGELRLKFQYGHHGGPPRQPPPGRGTPSSEPPLGAIAFP